One stretch of Alphaproteobacteria bacterium DNA includes these proteins:
- a CDS encoding ATP-binding cassette domain-containing protein, which translates to MQQAASNSQIDPDNDQGINALRHQWVADVVRPLKPVFMEVIAVSLFVNILALCAPIFTLQVYDRVVSSGGLTTLQGLVIGMVLVAIFDFFLRQVRARILQTVALRVDVQVGKKLFEKLMALPLRTLETKPAAFWQLLFRDVEVVRNTLSGASAVLVADLPFAVMFFALIFVLATPLGITLMVIMPLFLALAWFSARAQQKAAKREKRTLTSRDTLLAELVSGRTTIKALALDDRMRPLWEERSANSIEEAILRGSKNDTHVNLSASLTMMTNVILTTVGALFIVAHEMTMGALIASNMLMGRLLGPLNQLVGSWKVYLSFRQSVERLGDIFAAQEELQESRIGLGRPKGELAAENVVFRYKEDAAPTLDSVNMKVAPGGITAIVGPNGSGKTTLLKVLMGLYPCESGRVLLDQADIAQFTRRELAEWMGYVPQECVLFSGSIRDNIAQGMADAGDEHILKASRMAGVHPFIIDLPDGYGTPVGEGGSVLSGGQRQRLVLARALVGDPPVLMLDEPSSNLDRKAEEDLARTLLELAKEHTIVMVTHSPVLLSVSNRVVALDKGRILAAGPSQDILPRLFARPAAPTAAAPPPTSPPAPMANVPPANPGAAP; encoded by the coding sequence ATGCAGCAAGCAGCCTCCAATTCCCAGATTGATCCCGACAACGACCAGGGCATCAATGCCCTGCGCCACCAATGGGTGGCCGATGTCGTGCGTCCGCTAAAGCCGGTCTTCATGGAGGTGATCGCCGTCTCGCTGTTTGTCAACATCCTGGCCCTTTGCGCTCCTATCTTCACGCTTCAAGTTTACGACCGCGTCGTGTCCTCGGGCGGCCTGACCACGCTGCAAGGGTTGGTCATCGGCATGGTCCTGGTGGCGATTTTCGATTTCTTCTTGCGTCAGGTTCGCGCCCGCATCTTGCAAACCGTAGCGCTTCGTGTCGATGTGCAGGTCGGCAAGAAGCTGTTCGAGAAATTGATGGCCCTGCCCCTGCGCACATTGGAAACCAAGCCCGCCGCTTTCTGGCAGTTGTTGTTCCGCGACGTCGAAGTGGTCCGCAACACCTTGTCCGGCGCATCGGCCGTGCTGGTGGCCGATCTGCCCTTCGCCGTCATGTTCTTCGCCCTGATCTTCGTGTTGGCGACCCCGCTGGGCATCACGCTGATGGTCATCATGCCCCTATTCCTGGCCTTGGCCTGGTTCTCGGCCCGCGCCCAGCAAAAGGCGGCCAAGCGCGAGAAGCGCACCCTGACCAGCCGCGATACGCTGCTCGCCGAACTGGTTTCGGGACGCACCACCATCAAGGCGCTGGCGTTGGACGACCGCATGCGCCCGCTGTGGGAAGAGCGTTCCGCCAATTCCATCGAGGAAGCCATCCTGCGCGGCTCGAAGAACGACACGCATGTCAATCTGTCGGCGTCGCTCACCATGATGACCAACGTCATCCTGACCACCGTCGGCGCCCTGTTCATCGTGGCGCATGAAATGACCATGGGCGCCTTGATCGCCTCAAACATGCTGATGGGCCGCCTTCTTGGCCCCCTGAACCAGTTGGTGGGAAGCTGGAAGGTCTATCTGAGCTTCCGCCAATCGGTCGAGCGTTTGGGCGACATTTTCGCCGCCCAGGAAGAACTTCAGGAGAGCCGCATCGGGCTGGGCCGTCCCAAGGGCGAGTTGGCAGCCGAGAATGTGGTTTTCCGGTACAAGGAAGACGCCGCCCCAACGCTAGATTCCGTCAACATGAAGGTGGCGCCGGGCGGCATCACCGCCATCGTCGGTCCCAACGGCTCGGGCAAAACCACCTTGCTGAAGGTTTTGATGGGGCTTTACCCCTGCGAAAGCGGGCGCGTTCTGTTGGATCAGGCCGACATCGCCCAATTCACAAGGCGCGAACTGGCCGAATGGATGGGCTATGTGCCGCAGGAATGCGTGCTGTTTTCAGGCAGCATTCGCGACAACATCGCACAAGGCATGGCCGATGCGGGCGACGAGCATATCTTGAAGGCGTCGCGCATGGCAGGCGTGCATCCCTTCATCATCGACCTGCCCGACGGCTACGGAACGCCGGTGGGCGAAGGCGGCAGCGTTCTTTCAGGCGGCCAACGGCAAAGGCTGGTTCTGGCCCGCGCCCTGGTGGGCGATCCCCCCGTCCTGATGCTGGACGAACCGTCCAGCAATCTGGACCGCAAGGCGGAAGAGGATCTGGCCCGCACGCTGCTTGAATTGGCCAAGGAACATACGATCGTCATGGTCACCCATTCGCCGGTTCTGCTGTCGGTTTCCAACCGCGTGGTGGCGCTGGACAAGGGGCGCATTCTGGCCGCGGGTCCCTCGCAAGACATCCTGCCCCGCTTGTTCGCAAGACCGGCAGCACCCACTGCCGCAGCCCCGCCCCCGACATCGCCCCCCGCGCCGATGGCAAACGTTCCCCCAGCCAATCCGGGAGCCGCGCCATGA
- a CDS encoding HlyD family type I secretion periplasmic adaptor subunit, giving the protein MIIKRLDALVASHPLPTWRPIAWTIMGLLGAFIIWAIFARLDEVAIAQGEVVPHGKVKLIQHLEGGVLRDMSVQEGQIVHEGAPLFTVDLPASAINKEELQVRLDGAVLQRARLEAEANGAELVFPQEESDRQPILRQAELNTYESRFREHQSTMAKIVEQVKQRELDVQEMESRRRSSQANLRIAEEKLAMSRNLLKDGLTPRMEHLQVQRDVETLQGDIAQLESAVPRAKAALSETLNRQNEEEQKYRREAREQLSQAELTIARTRELLSQASDQALRSQVNSPIDGIVKNLRYNTIGGVIKPGDTVMELVPLKDRLVIEAKLNPIDRGYVEAGQETLVKISTYDFARYGGLYGKVSLVAADSTIDQTTGEAFFRVVAETDKSYLGDSEGILPITPGMQATVEIHTGTKTVMEYLLKPVIKLKHEAFRER; this is encoded by the coding sequence ATGATCATCAAGCGGCTTGACGCCCTGGTCGCCAGCCATCCCCTGCCCACTTGGCGTCCGATCGCCTGGACCATCATGGGATTGTTGGGGGCCTTCATCATCTGGGCCATCTTCGCCCGCCTCGACGAGGTGGCGATCGCCCAGGGCGAAGTGGTGCCCCACGGCAAGGTCAAGCTGATCCAGCATCTGGAAGGCGGCGTCTTGCGTGACATGTCGGTTCAGGAAGGCCAGATCGTCCACGAGGGGGCGCCGCTGTTCACGGTCGATCTGCCCGCCAGCGCCATCAATAAGGAAGAGCTTCAGGTGCGCCTTGACGGTGCCGTCTTGCAGCGCGCCCGCCTGGAAGCCGAGGCCAACGGCGCGGAACTGGTTTTTCCCCAAGAAGAATCCGACCGTCAACCAATCTTGCGCCAAGCTGAGTTGAACACCTACGAGTCGCGTTTCCGCGAGCATCAAAGCACGATGGCCAAGATCGTCGAGCAGGTCAAACAGCGCGAGCTGGACGTCCAGGAAATGGAATCGCGCCGCCGTTCCTCGCAAGCCAATTTGCGCATCGCCGAGGAAAAACTCGCCATGTCGCGCAACCTGCTGAAAGACGGGCTGACGCCGCGCATGGAACATCTTCAGGTGCAGCGCGACGTGGAAACCCTGCAAGGCGATATCGCCCAGCTTGAATCGGCGGTGCCCAGGGCCAAGGCGGCCCTTTCCGAAACGCTCAACCGCCAGAACGAGGAAGAGCAAAAATACCGCCGCGAAGCCCGCGAACAGTTGTCGCAGGCAGAGTTGACCATTGCGCGCACACGCGAACTTTTAAGCCAGGCTTCGGATCAGGCCTTGCGCAGCCAGGTCAACAGCCCCATCGACGGCATCGTCAAGAATCTGCGCTACAACACCATCGGCGGCGTCATCAAGCCGGGCGACACCGTAATGGAACTGGTGCCCTTGAAGGACAGGCTGGTCATCGAGGCCAAGCTGAATCCCATCGACCGTGGCTATGTCGAGGCCGGGCAGGAAACGCTGGTCAAGATCAGCACCTACGATTTCGCCCGCTATGGCGGCTTGTATGGCAAGGTCTCGTTGGTCGCCGCCGACTCGACCATCGACCAGACCACCGGCGAAGCCTTCTTTCGCGTGGTTGCCGAAACCGACAAATCCTATCTGGGCGACTCGGAAGGCATTCTGCCCATCACGCCCGGCATGCAGGCCACGGTGGAAATCCATACTGGCACCAAGACAGTGATGGAATATCTGCTAAAACCGGTCATCAAGCTCAAACACGAGGCTTTCAGGGAACGTTGA
- a CDS encoding MotA/TolQ/ExbB proton channel family protein yields MSLPTIFGLIFSLALFVWSIIISTDNYKAFLDLASFIMVVGGTFAATFISYEARYVFQALSVLRTVIIAAKIGRMALTGEVGRVIRWGYMVQKSGLPALEADAGKLRSQDKFLSFGVDLVVSGYTGQEVRDTLANTIESTFQRATIPVAILKNMGANAPAFGMIGTLVGLVIMLDKMATDPSGLGSGLAVALITTLYGVLFARIILLPAASKIQQREEIVRFRNYLVAEGLALLAERKSPRYIQDRMNSFLDPSIHFSIDKHMKK; encoded by the coding sequence ATGTCGCTACCAACAATCTTTGGCCTGATTTTCAGCCTTGCCCTGTTCGTCTGGTCGATCATCATATCGACCGACAACTACAAGGCCTTTCTCGATCTGGCGAGCTTCATCATGGTTGTCGGCGGCACCTTTGCCGCCACTTTCATTTCTTATGAAGCGCGATATGTCTTTCAGGCCCTAAGCGTTCTGCGCACGGTGATCATTGCCGCCAAAATCGGCCGCATGGCGCTGACCGGCGAAGTGGGCCGCGTCATCCGTTGGGGCTATATGGTGCAGAAAAGCGGCCTGCCCGCCTTGGAAGCCGACGCCGGAAAGCTGCGCAGCCAGGACAAGTTCCTGTCCTTCGGCGTTGATCTGGTGGTCAGCGGCTATACCGGCCAGGAAGTGCGCGACACGCTGGCCAACACCATCGAATCGACCTTTCAGCGCGCCACCATCCCGGTCGCCATCTTGAAAAACATGGGCGCCAACGCGCCCGCCTTCGGCATGATCGGCACCCTGGTCGGCCTCGTCATCATGCTCGACAAAATGGCGACCGATCCGTCGGGGCTGGGGTCGGGCCTTGCCGTGGCCTTGATCACCACCCTTTACGGCGTTCTGTTCGCCCGCATCATCTTGCTGCCCGCCGCCAGCAAGATACAGCAGCGCGAGGAAATCGTGCGCTTCAGGAACTATCTGGTCGCCGAGGGATTGGCCCTGTTGGCCGAGCGCAAAAGCCCACGCTACATCCAGGACCGCATGAACAGCTTCCTTGATCCCAGCATCCATTTCAGCATCGACAAACACATGAAGAAATAG
- a CDS encoding flagellar motor protein MotB — protein sequence MGDKFAAPTKEGEECEDWLTTYADAITLLMAFFVMMFSISKVDPVKLEQLQQSLAKDIAKKDVLQPIQLLKDDLKDTAQSLGVEESMGVMTDDRGIVLEFAAQAFYLAGTADIKPEAEVVLKRVAALLNAERYQAFQVEVEGHTDDVPIATPQFPSNWELSAMRATTVTRYFISGGVVPARLRATGFADVAPKVPNRDMNGNPLPANQAINRRVTVHIMPRQNETSALPK from the coding sequence ATGGGCGACAAATTCGCTGCGCCGACCAAAGAAGGAGAAGAGTGCGAGGACTGGCTGACAACCTATGCCGACGCCATTACCCTTTTGATGGCTTTCTTCGTAATGATGTTTTCGATCTCGAAGGTCGATCCGGTCAAGCTGGAACAGTTGCAGCAGTCGCTGGCCAAGGACATCGCAAAAAAAGACGTGCTGCAGCCGATCCAACTTTTGAAGGACGATTTGAAAGACACGGCCCAGTCGCTGGGGGTCGAGGAATCGATGGGCGTCATGACCGACGACCGAGGCATCGTTCTTGAATTCGCGGCTCAGGCCTTTTATCTGGCTGGCACGGCCGACATCAAACCGGAAGCCGAAGTGGTGCTAAAGCGCGTGGCGGCCCTTCTCAATGCCGAACGCTATCAGGCCTTCCAGGTCGAGGTCGAGGGCCATACCGACGACGTGCCCATCGCGACGCCCCAATTCCCCTCGAACTGGGAATTGTCGGCCATGCGAGCCACCACGGTGACGCGCTATTTCATCAGCGGCGGCGTTGTCCCTGCCAGATTGCGCGCCACCGGCTTCGCCGATGTGGCGCCCAAAGTGCCCAACCGCGACATGAACGGCAACCCATTGCCCGCCAATCAGGCTATCAACCGGCGCGTGACCGTCCACATCATGCCGCGCCAGAACGAAACTTCGGCCCTGCCGAAATAA
- a CDS encoding MBL fold metallo-hydrolase: protein MGYKIKFWGVRGSIACPSPNHVVYGGNTSCIEFVLSGHVIVIDAGTGIRNLGHDFLRRKVDSTVLLLTHTHWDHINGFPFFAPNFQPAFKLHIMAGHLNGNNDTGGIRSIQQVLASQMANPMFPVPLAALKAEISYEDFRAGSTFSPYPDVVIKTAELNHPNGATGYRIEHKGKSVCVITDTEHVPGKPDQNILKLIEGADLVIYDSTYTDDEFPPKVGWGHSTWQEGIRLCRSANVKRLAIFHHDPDHDDQFMESLEDTARQVWDGTLVARDNMELTLA from the coding sequence ATGGGGTACAAGATCAAGTTCTGGGGGGTTCGCGGCAGCATAGCCTGTCCGTCGCCGAACCACGTCGTCTATGGCGGAAATACGAGCTGCATCGAATTCGTGTTGTCCGGTCACGTCATCGTGATCGACGCGGGGACCGGCATTCGCAACCTTGGCCACGATTTCTTGCGCCGCAAGGTCGATTCGACCGTGTTGCTGTTGACCCATACCCATTGGGATCACATCAACGGCTTCCCCTTCTTCGCCCCCAATTTCCAGCCCGCCTTCAAGTTGCACATCATGGCGGGCCATTTGAACGGCAACAATGATACCGGCGGCATCCGCAGCATTCAGCAGGTTCTGGCCAGCCAGATGGCCAATCCCATGTTCCCGGTTCCCCTGGCCGCGTTGAAGGCGGAAATCTCGTACGAGGATTTCAGGGCGGGCAGTACGTTCTCGCCTTATCCGGACGTCGTCATCAAGACGGCCGAGTTGAACCATCCCAACGGCGCCACCGGCTACCGGATCGAGCATAAGGGCAAGTCGGTTTGCGTGATCACCGATACCGAACATGTGCCGGGAAAGCCCGACCAGAACATCCTGAAATTGATCGAGGGGGCTGATCTGGTCATCTATGACAGCACCTATACCGACGACGAATTCCCGCCCAAGGTCGGTTGGGGCCATTCGACATGGCAGGAAGGCATCAGGCTATGCCGTTCCGCGAATGTGAAGCGTCTGGCCATTTTCCACCATGATCCTGACCATGACGACCAATTCATGGAATCGCTGGAAGACACGGCCCGTCAGGTGTGGGACGGCACGCTGGTGGCGCGCGACAATATGGAACTGACGCTGGCTTGA
- a CDS encoding SAM-dependent chlorinase/fluorinase, translating to MILLFTDFGVQGPYVGQMKAVLATIEPNMPAIDLMHDAPVFDSKAAAYLLASLVDEMAQGAVVLAVVDPGVGSQRRAMAVEADGRWFVGPDNGLFELIMRRSRHFQAHEIAWCPAKLSASFHGRDLFAPVAARLSRGDRPDMLPLAPEEVRRLEWPDDWAAAIYLDRFGNVMTGLRASQVPAGACIQAGGRLLKSRRTFFEAEPGEAFWYANSCGLVEIAVNQGDASEILALQLGSPVQVIPCRESAKTGRIP from the coding sequence ATGATCCTTTTGTTTACAGACTTTGGCGTGCAGGGGCCCTATGTCGGTCAGATGAAGGCCGTCTTGGCCACTATCGAACCCAACATGCCTGCCATCGATTTGATGCATGACGCCCCTGTCTTCGATTCGAAGGCGGCTGCCTATTTGCTGGCCAGTTTGGTCGATGAAATGGCGCAAGGGGCGGTGGTCCTGGCGGTCGTCGATCCCGGAGTCGGCAGTCAGCGGCGCGCAATGGCCGTGGAGGCGGATGGGCGCTGGTTCGTGGGGCCGGACAATGGGTTGTTTGAACTGATCATGCGCCGCAGCCGCCACTTCCAGGCTCATGAAATCGCTTGGTGCCCAGCCAAATTGTCGGCCAGTTTCCACGGGCGCGACCTTTTCGCCCCGGTGGCGGCCAGACTTTCCAGGGGAGACCGCCCCGATATGCTGCCCTTGGCCCCGGAAGAGGTGCGCCGCCTCGAATGGCCCGACGATTGGGCGGCCGCCATCTATCTCGACCGTTTCGGCAATGTCATGACCGGATTGCGTGCCTCTCAGGTGCCTGCGGGGGCCTGCATCCAGGCGGGCGGGCGTTTGCTTAAAAGCCGCAGAACCTTCTTCGAGGCAGAACCCGGCGAGGCTTTTTGGTACGCAAATTCATGCGGATTGGTGGAAATTGCTGTAAATCAAGGCGATGCCTCTGAAATTCTGGCACTTCAGCTAGGCAGTCCGGTTCAAGTTATTCCTTGCCGGGAATCAGCAAAAACCGGGCGCATCCCTTGA
- a CDS encoding TetR/AcrR family transcriptional regulator: MLTKSLSMSPVRPPVRLVADNPDLPARKRLPRQEREKLIVDEAIRFFAEVGFEGQTRALAERLGVTQPLLYRYFPDKSSLIDRVYQEVYLNRWNLAWDSLITDRSRPLKDRLKIFYRQFYENYYTYEGVRIFLFAGLKGLDLNTKGIQELMHRAVLPICGEIRHQAGLPSPTETPLMPAEIETYWSMHSHFFYRSVRQHVYGLPITDDLDKTIDLHVGEYAERAPELFRKLHGKS; encoded by the coding sequence ATGCTCACTAAATCGCTGTCCATGTCACCAGTCCGTCCGCCCGTCAGGCTGGTTGCCGATAACCCCGATCTTCCCGCCCGCAAGCGCCTTCCCCGCCAGGAACGCGAGAAGCTGATCGTCGACGAAGCCATCCGCTTCTTTGCCGAAGTCGGCTTCGAGGGGCAGACTCGGGCGCTGGCCGAAAGGCTGGGGGTTACACAGCCCCTGCTCTACCGCTATTTTCCCGACAAAAGCAGCCTGATCGACCGCGTCTACCAGGAAGTGTATCTGAACCGCTGGAACCTGGCCTGGGACTCGCTGATCACCGACCGGTCGCGCCCGTTGAAGGATCGGCTGAAGATCTTTTATCGCCAATTCTACGAGAATTATTACACGTATGAAGGCGTTCGCATTTTTCTGTTCGCTGGTCTCAAGGGGCTGGATTTGAACACAAAAGGCATCCAGGAGTTGATGCACCGCGCCGTGCTGCCGATCTGCGGCGAAATCCGCCATCAGGCAGGCCTGCCCAGCCCGACCGAAACCCCGTTGATGCCCGCGGAAATCGAAACCTACTGGTCGATGCATTCGCATTTCTTCTATCGCTCGGTTCGCCAGCATGTTTACGGCCTGCCCATCACCGACGATCTGGATAAGACGATCGATTTACATGTCGGCGAATATGCCGAGCGGGCGCCGGAACTGTTTCGCAAACTGCACGGCAAAAGCTAA
- a CDS encoding MFS transporter: MSFQPLPLGLAARVFLPFAGGYFLSYLYRSVNAVIAPDLVSEIGLSPADLGLLTSAYFLTFGMAQLPLGILLDRFGPRRVEAALLLIATLGAAVFALASAKEMLIFGRGLIGLGVAACLMASMKGFTQWFAAERLPLVNGLLLGCGGLGALAATAPVEFALQHTGWRNLFLLLAGATLLSSAVIFFVMPDRKAERGAGQNESVSQQIGALKIIFKSPVFWGIAPGSALIQASFMGIQGLWAGPWLRDVAGLSRPEVAGHLFAMAGAVALGFVSMGLLADWLRRHKISPLAISLAGMILFLLVQLALVLEATSLALPLCLLFGFLGTSGALNYASLNQLFPPNMAGRVATSFNLLVFAATFACQWGMGAVIGLWPAENGHYDSQAYAASFGLMLGLQVIGVGWIVYSRRRHRL, translated from the coding sequence ATGTCGTTTCAGCCCCTCCCCCTTGGCCTTGCGGCGCGCGTCTTTCTCCCCTTCGCCGGGGGATATTTCCTGTCGTACCTGTACAGATCGGTCAATGCCGTCATCGCCCCCGATCTGGTCTCGGAAATTGGGCTGTCCCCCGCCGATTTGGGCCTGTTGACCAGCGCCTATTTTCTGACCTTCGGCATGGCGCAATTGCCGCTGGGCATCTTGCTCGACCGCTTCGGCCCCAGACGGGTCGAAGCCGCCCTTCTTCTGATCGCAACCCTGGGAGCCGCCGTCTTCGCCTTGGCTTCGGCCAAGGAAATGCTGATCTTCGGACGCGGCCTGATCGGCTTGGGCGTCGCCGCCTGCCTGATGGCCTCGATGAAGGGCTTTACGCAATGGTTCGCCGCCGAACGCCTGCCGCTGGTCAACGGCCTGTTACTGGGTTGCGGCGGTTTGGGGGCGCTGGCCGCCACCGCCCCCGTCGAATTCGCCTTGCAGCATACGGGCTGGCGCAATCTGTTCTTGCTGCTGGCGGGGGCCACGCTGCTGTCTTCCGCCGTCATCTTCTTCGTCATGCCCGACCGCAAAGCGGAACGCGGCGCGGGCCAGAATGAAAGCGTCAGCCAGCAGATCGGAGCGCTGAAAATCATTTTCAAAAGCCCTGTCTTTTGGGGCATCGCCCCCGGCTCGGCGCTGATCCAAGCCAGTTTCATGGGCATTCAGGGTCTGTGGGCGGGGCCTTGGCTGCGCGATGTGGCCGGTCTTTCGCGCCCGGAAGTGGCGGGCCACCTGTTCGCCATGGCCGGCGCCGTCGCCTTGGGCTTCGTTTCGATGGGGCTGCTCGCCGACTGGCTGCGCCGCCACAAGATCAGCCCTCTCGCGATTTCCCTGGCGGGAATGATCCTGTTCCTACTCGTTCAACTGGCCCTTGTCTTGGAAGCGACGTCGCTGGCCTTGCCGCTTTGCCTGCTGTTCGGCTTCCTGGGCACGTCGGGGGCCTTGAACTATGCCAGCCTCAATCAGCTTTTCCCGCCCAACATGGCTGGGCGCGTGGCGACCAGCTTCAATCTGCTGGTCTTCGCCGCGACCTTTGCCTGCCAGTGGGGCATGGGCGCCGTGATCGGCCTGTGGCCCGCCGAGAACGGCCATTACGACAGCCAGGCCTACGCCGCTTCGTTTGGCCTGATGCTGGGTTTGCAGGTGATCGGCGTCGGCTGGATCGTCTATTCACGCAGAAGGCATAGGCTATGA
- a CDS encoding D-glycerate dehydrogenase, with product MKHRLIVTRRLPETVEERIKREFDAWIPEQDKPMSGKELLELAAGANALLVTPTERIDADLIALLPASVRIVATFSVGYDHIDLPAAKKRGIAVTHTPGVLTNATAEIALLLILGAARRAHEGEMIMRDASWTGWTPTQLLGCELAGKRLGILGMGRIGQAVADRARAFGMSIFYSNRRRLPPDQEKGATFCPDPEAMLARIDILSLNAPSTPETWHFLDERRISLMKPGAIVVNTGRGPLIDDDALIGALKSGHIAAAGLDVYENEPKAHPGYRELPNTFLLPHLGSATTETRNAMGMMALDNIQAVLQGLAPPNGL from the coding sequence ATGAAACATCGGCTGATCGTCACGCGCCGCCTGCCGGAAACGGTCGAGGAACGCATCAAACGCGAATTCGACGCATGGATTCCCGAGCAAGACAAACCGATGAGCGGCAAGGAGTTGCTGGAACTGGCCGCAGGCGCCAACGCCCTTCTGGTGACTCCCACCGAACGCATCGACGCCGACTTGATCGCCCTCCTCCCCGCATCGGTCAGGATCGTCGCCACATTCTCGGTCGGCTACGATCATATCGACCTTCCGGCTGCCAAGAAGCGCGGCATCGCGGTTACCCATACGCCGGGCGTTCTGACCAACGCCACGGCAGAAATCGCCCTGTTGCTTATCCTGGGCGCGGCCAGGCGCGCCCACGAGGGCGAAATGATCATGCGCGACGCCAGTTGGACCGGCTGGACGCCCACCCAACTGCTGGGCTGCGAGTTGGCTGGCAAGCGCCTGGGCATTCTGGGCATGGGACGCATCGGCCAAGCCGTGGCCGACAGGGCGCGCGCCTTCGGCATGTCCATTTTCTATTCCAACCGCCGCCGCCTGCCTCCCGACCAGGAAAAGGGCGCTACCTTTTGCCCCGATCCCGAAGCGATGCTGGCGCGAATCGACATCCTGTCCCTGAACGCGCCATCAACCCCCGAGACCTGGCATTTTCTGGACGAACGGCGCATTTCGTTGATGAAACCAGGGGCCATCGTGGTCAATACCGGGCGCGGCCCCCTGATCGACGACGACGCTCTGATTGGCGCCCTGAAATCCGGCCACATCGCCGCAGCCGGATTGGATGTCTATGAAAACGAACCCAAGGCGCATCCCGGCTACCGGGAACTGCCAAACACGTTCCTACTGCCGCATCTGGGCAGCGCCACCACCGAAACCCGCAATGCCATGGGCATGATGGCGCTGGACAACATCCAAGCCGTTCTTCAGGGGTTGGCTCCACCCAACGGTCTGTAA
- a CDS encoding sulfite exporter TauE/SafE family protein → MLRILSLAAFTLILLNADLALAADLPTGAEEGLPWWGWAALLFVVTFFLGIVAVLGGVGGGVLFVPIVGGFFPFHLDFVRGAGLLVALAGALAAGPGLLSSGMASLRLAAPLALLASASAIAGAMIGLALPTNVVQLALGTTILGIVVLMFLAKKSEFPEVAKADSLSAALKMNGVFTDAYSGKSVDWRVHRTPQGLAMFVVIGLMAGMFGLGAGWANVPVLNLLMGAPLKVSVATSKFMLSIVDTAAAWVYLNQGAVLAIIAVPSIIGIMLGSLVGVRLLKRTNASVVRKVVIGMLLLAGGRALLKGLGI, encoded by the coding sequence CTGCTGCGCATCCTTTCCCTGGCCGCCTTCACCTTGATCTTGTTGAACGCCGACCTCGCCCTGGCCGCCGACCTGCCAACCGGCGCCGAGGAAGGCTTGCCCTGGTGGGGCTGGGCCGCTTTGCTATTCGTCGTCACCTTCTTCCTGGGAATCGTGGCCGTTCTGGGCGGCGTGGGCGGCGGCGTGCTGTTTGTGCCGATCGTTGGCGGATTCTTCCCCTTCCATCTCGATTTTGTGCGAGGCGCCGGTCTGCTGGTGGCGCTGGCGGGCGCCCTGGCGGCAGGCCCCGGCCTGTTGAGCAGCGGCATGGCCAGCCTGCGTCTGGCCGCTCCCTTGGCCTTGCTGGCCTCGGCATCCGCCATCGCCGGGGCCATGATCGGCTTGGCCTTGCCCACCAATGTCGTGCAACTGGCGCTGGGCACCACCATTTTGGGCATCGTCGTTCTGATGTTCCTGGCCAAGAAGTCGGAGTTCCCCGAAGTCGCCAAGGCCGACAGCCTGTCGGCGGCCCTGAAAATGAACGGCGTTTTTACCGACGCCTATTCCGGCAAAAGCGTCGACTGGCGAGTGCATCGCACGCCGCAGGGTTTGGCCATGTTCGTCGTGATCGGCCTGATGGCGGGCATGTTCGGGCTTGGCGCCGGATGGGCCAATGTGCCGGTGCTCAATCTGCTGATGGGGGCGCCGCTGAAGGTTTCTGTGGCGACCAGCAAATTCATGTTGTCGATCGTCGATACCGCCGCCGCCTGGGTCTATCTGAACCAGGGCGCGGTTCTGGCCATCATCGCCGTTCCCTCGATCATCGGCATCATGCTGGGGTCGCTGGTCGGCGTGCGTCTGCTTAAGCGCACCAACGCCTCGGTGGTGCGCAAGGTGGTGATCGGCATGCTGTTGCTGGCCGGGGGACGCGCCCTCTTGAAGGGCCTGGGAATCTAA